From Solidesulfovibrio carbinoliphilus subsp. oakridgensis, the proteins below share one genomic window:
- a CDS encoding uroporphyrinogen decarboxylase family protein: MNSLDRVFAAVRGEPADRRAFSLVLSLYGAKLTGCSLSEYYAKPEKYLAGQQAVVDLVDPDILFTPFALPLEARAFGCGLQYFDTAPPNVIRPACKGLTDLAGLLAPDPATDPGLRYLVESTRLLSREFGGKKPIAALLTAPMDLPALLVTIGEWIEALLFDPEARDGLLRRSSDHFVGLATALFEAGADFVVIPAMFTNPRLLTPQMVLDQIVPPLAEAFSRVPGPIVFHHGGNPLASHLGLFRKLPHVVGFALDHRDSFAEARDLVGEIPVLLGNLSGPHLPGLSPEEAYARTCAILSTMAADPRCIFCTSSADVPWSTPLETIEAVARAVRDTGKAKA; the protein is encoded by the coding sequence ATGAATTCCCTCGACCGGGTCTTTGCGGCGGTCCGGGGCGAACCCGCGGATCGCCGGGCCTTCTCCCTGGTCCTCAGTCTCTACGGAGCCAAACTCACGGGTTGCAGCCTGTCGGAGTATTACGCCAAGCCGGAGAAATACCTGGCCGGGCAGCAAGCCGTGGTGGACCTCGTGGACCCGGACATCCTCTTTACGCCCTTTGCCCTTCCCCTTGAGGCGAGGGCCTTCGGCTGCGGGCTGCAATACTTCGACACCGCACCGCCAAACGTCATCCGCCCGGCCTGCAAGGGCCTGACAGACCTGGCAGGCCTGCTCGCGCCGGACCCGGCAACAGATCCCGGCCTGCGGTACCTGGTCGAATCCACCCGGCTTTTGTCGCGGGAGTTCGGAGGCAAAAAGCCCATTGCCGCCTTGCTCACCGCGCCCATGGACCTGCCCGCGCTGCTGGTGACCATCGGCGAATGGATCGAGGCCCTCCTTTTCGACCCCGAGGCCAGGGACGGGTTGCTTCGCCGGAGCAGCGACCACTTCGTGGGCCTGGCCACGGCCCTGTTTGAGGCCGGGGCCGATTTCGTGGTCATTCCGGCCATGTTCACCAACCCGCGCTTGTTGACTCCCCAAATGGTACTCGATCAGATCGTGCCTCCCCTTGCCGAGGCCTTCTCGCGCGTCCCCGGCCCCATTGTGTTTCACCACGGAGGCAACCCCTTGGCTTCGCATCTTGGCCTGTTCAGGAAATTGCCGCACGTGGTGGGCTTCGCCCTGGACCACCGGGACAGCTTTGCCGAAGCCCGCGACCTCGTCGGCGAAATCCCGGTGCTCCTGGGGAACCTGAGCGGCCCGCATCTTCCCGGGCTGTCCCCGGAGGAAGCCTACGCGCGGACGTGCGCCATCCTCTCCACCATGGCCGCCGACCCCCGATGCATCTTCTGCACCAGCAGCGCCGACGTGCCCTGGAGCACCCCTCTGGAGACCATCGAAGCCGTGGCCCGGGCCGTGCGGGACACGGGCAAGGCAAAGGCCTGA
- a CDS encoding cobalamin B12-binding domain-containing protein, whose product MSEEIQALRANLFDHIIEARRDKAVELLTGEGAAKGFGHAVHAILEPVLAEIGERWARDRLSLAQGYVAGKVAEDILRKMAESTPFPAGERKGPVVIGNIEDDHHALGRKMVAIFLASAGWEVVDLGNDVLPTRFVDTAEESGARIIGVSAMMLTTAENILLVRRELDRRGLGGRVQLAVGGAVINLRPELVPRVGGDGTCANAIQAPALFDRLWARALETERGAS is encoded by the coding sequence TTGTCCGAGGAAATCCAGGCTCTGCGCGCGAATTTGTTTGACCACATCATCGAGGCCCGACGCGACAAGGCGGTGGAGCTTCTGACCGGGGAGGGCGCGGCCAAAGGCTTCGGCCATGCCGTGCATGCGATTCTGGAACCCGTGCTGGCGGAGATTGGCGAACGCTGGGCCAGGGACAGGCTGTCCCTGGCCCAGGGCTATGTGGCCGGAAAGGTTGCCGAGGATATCCTGCGCAAAATGGCGGAGTCGACGCCTTTCCCCGCGGGCGAACGCAAGGGCCCGGTGGTCATCGGCAACATCGAGGACGATCACCATGCCCTGGGCCGGAAAATGGTGGCGATCTTCCTCGCCTCGGCCGGCTGGGAGGTGGTGGACCTCGGCAACGACGTTTTGCCGACCCGGTTCGTGGACACGGCCGAGGAATCGGGCGCCCGCATCATCGGCGTCTCGGCCATGATGCTGACCACGGCGGAAAACATCCTTCTCGTGCGCCGGGAATTGGACCGGCGCGGCCTTGGCGGACGGGTGCAACTGGCCGTGGGCGGGGCGGTCATCAACCTGCGGCCCGAGTTGGTGCCACGGGTCGGCGGCGACGGCACGTGCGCGAACGCCATCCAGGCGCCGGCCCTGTTCGATCGCCTCTGGGCCAGAGCGCTCGAGACGGAAAGGGGAGCTTCATGA
- a CDS encoding SDR family NAD(P)-dependent oxidoreductase: MLLKDKNILIVGGSGAIGTATARAFAREGARLFLGARHQDRLESVAKAIQAAGGSAEAFVVDALDAAATADQIAALAGRIGEFHVALNATSFLHDQGSFIDDLDLATFMEPVDTFLPALFNTTKAVVPHMGKSRQGVILTLTTPAGRTATAGHLGYSVTCAGVEAFTRVLAAELGPRNIRAVCLAPHAISDAPQAGSYTAQLFARKAEASGLSVGEWLAAGAQSTRLNRLPTLEDVAETAAFLVSDKARSITAAYVNLTAGMIPE; this comes from the coding sequence ATGTTATTAAAAGACAAGAATATCTTGATCGTTGGCGGGAGCGGCGCCATCGGCACGGCGACGGCAAGGGCGTTCGCCAGGGAAGGAGCCCGCCTGTTCTTGGGAGCCCGGCACCAGGACAGGCTCGAGTCCGTGGCCAAGGCCATCCAGGCTGCCGGCGGCTCTGCAGAAGCCTTTGTCGTGGATGCGCTCGATGCCGCGGCGACCGCGGACCAGATCGCAGCCCTGGCCGGCCGGATCGGCGAGTTTCATGTCGCGTTGAACGCTACCAGCTTTCTGCACGATCAGGGCTCGTTCATCGACGACCTTGATCTTGCGACGTTCATGGAGCCGGTGGACACCTTTCTGCCGGCCTTGTTCAACACCACCAAGGCTGTCGTGCCGCACATGGGCAAGTCGCGCCAGGGCGTGATCCTGACGCTGACCACGCCGGCAGGCCGGACGGCGACTGCCGGACATCTGGGCTACAGCGTCACGTGCGCCGGTGTGGAAGCATTCACGCGCGTGCTCGCCGCCGAACTCGGTCCCCGCAACATCCGGGCGGTATGCCTGGCCCCGCACGCCATTTCCGATGCGCCGCAGGCCGGCTCCTACACCGCACAGCTTTTCGCGCGCAAAGCCGAGGCATCGGGCCTGTCGGTGGGCGAATGGCTTGCTGCGGGAGCACAAAGCACGAGGCTCAATCGCCTGCCCACGTTGGAGGATGTCGCCGAAACCGCCGCCTTCCTCGTCTCGGACAAGGCCCGGTCCATAACGGCCGCCTATGTCAATCTGACGGCGGGCATGATCCCGGAATAG
- a CDS encoding YgiQ family radical SAM protein, producing the protein MSRTPIKQPDFLPMTRSEMDRLGWKELDILLVTGDAYVDHPSFGAPLLGRWLVSRGYRTGLVAQPRWNLEAGDPGEVAAMGRPRLFAGVTAGSLDSMLAHYTAFRKKRSDDAYTPGGQAGSRPNRAAIAYANLVRRAFPGIPVALGGIEASLRRVSHYDFWSQSLRRSILFDAKATVVLYGMAEHSILALAEALDRLSGEGGDLADALARIPGAVHARKAGDLPEGLSPQAVLELPSHEAMLADPGLLLKASLLSERHVHQNRQVAVQVSGDRMAVLTPPGQGLDGAALDALYALPFSKEPHPSYRQPIPAADMIRGSLNIHRGCAGGCSFCTLALHQGRAIRSRSRASVLAEAVRLVDVQGFTGSISDVGGPSANMWGARCTGDMEACLRASCLTPKICRHFKADQGGFVDLLAEIARLPGVRHVRVASGWRMDLGLADKEALARMIRDFTGGQAKVAPEHTDARVLRLMRKPPFAVFEEFVALFQRESGRAGKEQYVVPYLMSAFPGCTVESMRQMAAWFAGRGWKPNQIQCFIPLPGTAAAAMFFAGTDLEGNPLPVATSDAERLCQHAVLGAEPKRPHARKDSPERKPAGRPAGVRGRGKDATARPAAGRPRKRQ; encoded by the coding sequence ATGTCGCGAACCCCGATCAAGCAACCGGACTTTCTGCCCATGACCCGGTCCGAGATGGACCGTCTCGGCTGGAAAGAACTCGATATCCTCCTCGTTACCGGCGACGCCTACGTGGATCACCCCTCGTTTGGCGCGCCGCTTCTCGGGCGCTGGCTGGTCAGCCGGGGCTACCGGACGGGCCTCGTGGCCCAGCCGCGCTGGAATCTGGAAGCGGGCGATCCGGGCGAGGTGGCGGCCATGGGCCGTCCCCGCCTGTTCGCCGGCGTCACGGCCGGGTCTTTGGACTCCATGCTGGCGCACTACACGGCCTTTCGCAAAAAACGTTCCGACGACGCCTACACCCCCGGCGGGCAGGCGGGCAGCCGCCCGAACCGGGCGGCCATCGCCTACGCCAATCTGGTCCGCCGCGCCTTTCCGGGCATTCCGGTGGCCCTTGGCGGCATCGAGGCCTCGCTGCGGCGCGTGAGCCATTACGATTTCTGGTCCCAGTCCCTGCGCCGGTCCATCCTGTTCGATGCCAAGGCCACCGTGGTCCTCTACGGCATGGCCGAACATTCCATCCTGGCCCTGGCCGAGGCGCTGGACCGCCTGAGCGGGGAGGGTGGCGACCTCGCCGACGCCCTGGCCCGCATTCCCGGCGCGGTCCACGCGCGCAAGGCCGGCGATCTGCCCGAGGGCCTTTCGCCGCAAGCGGTGCTGGAACTCCCTTCCCACGAGGCCATGCTGGCGGACCCGGGGCTCTTGCTCAAGGCCTCGCTCCTGTCCGAACGCCACGTGCACCAGAACCGGCAGGTGGCCGTGCAGGTCTCGGGAGACAGGATGGCCGTCCTCACCCCTCCCGGCCAGGGCCTGGACGGCGCCGCGCTTGACGCCCTCTACGCCCTGCCTTTCAGCAAGGAGCCGCATCCGTCCTACCGGCAGCCCATACCGGCCGCGGACATGATCCGGGGGAGCCTCAACATCCATCGCGGCTGCGCCGGCGGGTGTTCCTTTTGCACCCTGGCCCTGCACCAGGGCCGCGCGATCCGCTCGCGCAGCCGGGCCTCCGTCCTGGCCGAGGCGGTCCGGCTGGTGGACGTGCAGGGTTTTACGGGCAGCATCAGCGATGTGGGCGGCCCGAGCGCCAACATGTGGGGCGCGCGCTGCACGGGGGACATGGAGGCCTGCCTGCGGGCCAGCTGCCTGACGCCGAAGATATGCAGGCATTTCAAGGCGGACCAGGGCGGTTTCGTGGACCTGCTGGCCGAGATCGCCCGCCTGCCCGGGGTGCGCCACGTGCGCGTCGCCAGCGGCTGGCGCATGGATCTGGGCCTGGCGGACAAGGAGGCCCTCGCCCGCATGATCCGCGACTTCACCGGCGGACAGGCCAAGGTGGCCCCGGAGCATACGGACGCCCGGGTTTTACGGCTCATGCGCAAGCCGCCGTTTGCGGTGTTCGAGGAATTCGTGGCCTTGTTCCAGCGCGAATCCGGGCGGGCGGGCAAGGAACAATACGTGGTGCCCTACCTGATGAGCGCCTTTCCCGGCTGCACCGTGGAAAGCATGCGGCAGATGGCCGCCTGGTTTGCCGGCCGGGGGTGGAAGCCCAACCAGATCCAGTGTTTCATCCCCCTGCCGGGTACGGCGGCGGCGGCCATGTTTTTCGCCGGCACGGACTTGGAGGGCAACCCGTTGCCTGTGGCGACGTCGGACGCCGAACGTCTTTGCCAGCACGCGGTGCTCGGCGCCGAGCCCAAAAGGCCCCATGCCCGCAAGGATTCCCCGGAGCGAAAGCCGGCGGGCCGGCCCGCCGGGGTGCGAGGTCGCGGAAAAGACGCCACGGCCCGGCCGGCGGCCGGCCGCCCAAGAAAACGTCAGTAA
- a CDS encoding acid phosphatase has product MRHLSRVFLLVFLLLLPHYGLAGETAYLPRGQIDFSRLLAPPPAVGSPRQQEEMAQLLALQKERTPAQEAFALADADRSVFRFADVLGPDFTPGKLPLAEAFFRAVTKNASALLGSAKEHWNRPRPYASNPDIHPCVPKPNNASYPSGHSTFATVTSILLANMLPEKQDQIYERAERYRFNREIGGVHYPSDVAAGRLAGTVIAAFLLEDQAFQADFAKARAEVRQALALDPIAP; this is encoded by the coding sequence ATGCGCCACCTGAGTCGCGTCTTCCTGCTCGTCTTTCTCCTGCTCCTGCCGCACTATGGACTGGCCGGGGAAACCGCTTACCTCCCGCGCGGGCAGATTGATTTTTCCAGGCTTCTGGCTCCGCCGCCAGCCGTGGGCTCGCCCCGGCAGCAAGAGGAAATGGCCCAGCTGCTGGCCCTGCAAAAAGAACGCACCCCGGCCCAGGAAGCCTTTGCCCTGGCGGACGCGGACCGCTCCGTCTTCCGGTTCGCGGACGTCTTGGGACCGGATTTCACGCCCGGGAAATTGCCCCTGGCCGAGGCTTTTTTCAGGGCTGTCACCAAAAACGCGTCCGCACTCCTTGGCTCCGCCAAGGAACACTGGAATCGTCCCCGGCCCTACGCGTCCAATCCCGACATCCATCCCTGCGTGCCCAAACCCAACAACGCCTCCTACCCGAGCGGACACTCCACCTTCGCCACCGTGACCTCCATCCTTCTCGCCAACATGCTTCCCGAAAAACAGGACCAGATCTACGAACGCGCCGAGCGCTACAGGTTCAACCGGGAGATCGGCGGGGTCCACTATCCGAGCGACGTTGCGGCGGGGCGGCTGGCGGGCACGGTCATTGCCGCCTTCCTGCTGGAGGATCAGGCCTTTCAGGCCGATTTCGCCAAGGCCAGGGCCGAGGTGCGCCAGGCCCTGGCCTTGGACCCAATCGCCCCCTGA
- a CDS encoding Tex family protein yields MNENHCPRIAKELSLSVPQVAAVARLLEEGATVPFVARYRKEATGSLDEVAVAAIRDRLAELAELDKRREAILSSLEERGLLGPELKAAVEKAEDKARLEDIYLPYRPKRRTRAAMARERGLDPLAQALMAQQGRDPLALARPFVQADKGVPDVESALAGARDILAEETAEHPRLRAAVRDLFLRRGRFRSKVVKGKEAAGATFRDWFAWDEPLRTIPGHRALAMFRGEAEGFLSLSLRPPEEEIVALARRFLLRGQGPDAAEVAAALADGCKRLLAPSLETETRAEVKARADAEAIRVFSANLRGLLLAPPLGQKRVLALDPGFRTGAKLTVLDAQGGLLHHATIHPTASAGQREAAAAAVKALCDRFQVQAIAIGNGTAGRETEAFVRELGLDLPVTLVNEAGASIYSASETARREFPDLDLTVRGSISIGRRLMDPLAELVKLDPKSIGVGQYQHDVDQAGLRRALDDVVASCVNAVGVDVNTASQELLTFVSGLGPALAKAVVAHREANGPFPSRDALRQVRRLGPKAFEQAAGFLRVRGEEPLDASAVHPERYALVRRMARDAHCTVGQLLADAAARARIRPEAYVSGDIGLPTLTDILAELEKPGRDPRAGFSAFAFAEGVNRIEDLAAGMELPGLVTNVTRFGAFVDIGVHRDGMVHVSQLADRFVSDPAEVVSVSREVWVRVVEIDLERGRIGLSLRGLKAKETER; encoded by the coding sequence GTGAACGAAAACCATTGTCCCCGCATCGCCAAGGAACTGTCCCTGTCCGTGCCCCAGGTGGCGGCGGTGGCCAGGCTGCTGGAGGAAGGGGCCACGGTCCCCTTTGTGGCCCGCTACCGCAAGGAGGCCACCGGCTCCCTGGACGAGGTGGCCGTGGCCGCCATCCGCGACCGTCTGGCGGAACTGGCCGAACTGGACAAGCGCCGCGAGGCCATCCTGTCCTCTCTGGAAGAGCGCGGGCTGCTCGGCCCCGAACTCAAGGCCGCCGTGGAAAAGGCCGAGGACAAGGCCCGGTTGGAGGACATCTACCTGCCCTACCGGCCCAAACGCCGCACCCGGGCCGCCATGGCCCGGGAACGGGGGCTTGATCCCCTGGCCCAGGCGCTCATGGCCCAGCAGGGCCGCGATCCCCTTGCCCTGGCCAGACCCTTCGTGCAGGCGGACAAGGGTGTGCCGGACGTGGAAAGCGCCCTGGCCGGGGCCCGGGACATCCTGGCCGAGGAGACGGCCGAACATCCCCGCCTGCGCGCGGCCGTGCGGGACCTCTTTCTTCGCCGTGGCCGGTTCCGGTCCAAGGTCGTCAAGGGCAAGGAGGCGGCCGGGGCCACCTTCCGCGACTGGTTTGCCTGGGACGAACCCTTGCGGACCATCCCTGGCCACCGGGCCCTGGCCATGTTCCGGGGGGAGGCCGAGGGGTTTCTGTCCCTTAGCCTGCGGCCGCCGGAGGAGGAGATCGTCGCCCTCGCCCGGCGGTTCCTGCTGCGCGGCCAGGGACCGGACGCGGCAGAAGTGGCGGCCGCCCTGGCCGACGGGTGCAAACGCCTGCTGGCGCCGTCCCTGGAGACCGAGACCCGGGCGGAAGTGAAGGCCCGGGCCGACGCCGAGGCCATCCGGGTCTTTTCCGCCAATCTGCGCGGCCTGCTCCTGGCCCCGCCGCTTGGCCAGAAGCGGGTGCTGGCCCTTGATCCCGGCTTTCGCACCGGGGCCAAGCTGACCGTGCTGGACGCCCAGGGCGGCCTGCTCCACCACGCCACGATCCACCCCACCGCCTCCGCCGGCCAGCGGGAGGCCGCGGCCGCCGCGGTCAAGGCCTTGTGCGACCGGTTCCAGGTCCAGGCCATCGCCATCGGCAACGGCACGGCCGGCCGCGAGACAGAGGCCTTCGTGCGCGAGCTTGGCCTGGACCTTCCCGTGACCCTGGTCAACGAGGCCGGCGCCTCGATCTATTCCGCCTCGGAGACGGCCCGGCGGGAGTTCCCGGACCTGGACCTGACCGTGCGCGGCTCGATCAGCATCGGCCGCCGGCTCATGGATCCGCTGGCCGAGCTGGTCAAGCTGGACCCCAAATCCATCGGGGTCGGCCAGTACCAGCACGACGTGGACCAGGCCGGCCTGCGCCGGGCCCTGGACGACGTGGTCGCGAGTTGCGTCAACGCCGTGGGCGTGGACGTGAACACCGCCAGCCAGGAGCTGCTGACCTTCGTGTCGGGCCTCGGCCCGGCCCTGGCCAAGGCCGTGGTGGCCCACCGGGAGGCCAACGGCCCCTTCCCCAGCCGAGACGCCCTGCGCCAAGTGCGGCGGCTCGGACCCAAGGCCTTCGAGCAGGCGGCCGGATTTTTGCGCGTGCGCGGGGAGGAGCCGCTCGACGCCAGCGCCGTGCACCCCGAGCGCTACGCCCTGGTGCGGCGCATGGCCCGGGACGCCCACTGCACGGTGGGCCAGCTCCTGGCCGACGCCGCCGCCCGGGCCAGGATCCGCCCGGAGGCCTACGTCTCCGGCGACATCGGCCTGCCGACGCTCACCGACATCCTGGCCGAACTGGAAAAGCCGGGCCGGGACCCCAGGGCGGGCTTCAGCGCCTTCGCCTTTGCCGAGGGCGTCAACCGGATCGAGGATCTGGCCGCCGGCATGGAACTGCCCGGCCTGGTCACCAATGTGACCAGGTTCGGGGCTTTCGTGGATATCGGCGTCCACCGGGACGGCATGGTGCACGTAAGCCAGCTGGCCGACCGCTTCGTGTCCGATCCGGCGGAGGTCGTGTCCGTCAGCCGCGAGGTGTGGGTGCGGGTGGTGGAGATCGATTTGGAGCGCGGCCGCATCGGCCTCAGCCTGCGCGGCCTCAAGGCCAAGGAAACGGAGCGATAG
- a CDS encoding GNAT family N-acetyltransferase: MDYDADLLKEFLLAAGSPPDAVAGLEPGVALGDQGVSPEIRAALAACLSEALGAPPAPPLLLERGSLDGWSAFLRDALDDAAVKRAAVARIVAGKKPLPPGQAHVIDRMRPGDAPGVSRLFHDIYGDKYPVVDYFVPEQLVALNRRDAVLTLVARLASGEIAGTGAFYRSSPPNPAVYEQGQLLVAPEYRQSSIAFRILKELDEVSRSMSFAEAFFGEAVCSHLVTQKTAVRQNYAVCGLELSLMPTGAYEKEGASGRMSCLLHFRVDRDRAQPLFLPESYRPVLEHILSGLGLDRDIRYAAHDQPAAPHTELASRVFDFAQVERVQVPAIGQDFAQQVEALAERGRRRGLAVIQAYLGAGEPGVAFAAEILNRHGFIFGGLAPLWFGHDALLFQWLAEPPAFAAINLLTDRAKTLLGHIEADWQRQQGRHRHEG, translated from the coding sequence ATGGACTACGACGCGGACCTCCTGAAGGAATTCCTGCTGGCCGCGGGGAGCCCCCCCGACGCGGTCGCCGGCCTCGAACCGGGCGTGGCCCTGGGGGATCAGGGCGTTTCCCCGGAGATTCGGGCGGCCCTGGCCGCCTGCCTGTCCGAGGCCCTGGGCGCGCCTCCCGCCCCTCCCCTCCTTTTGGAGCGGGGGTCGCTTGACGGCTGGTCCGCCTTTCTCCGCGACGCCCTGGATGACGCGGCGGTCAAGCGCGCCGCCGTCGCCAGGATCGTGGCCGGGAAAAAACCGCTGCCCCCCGGCCAGGCCCATGTGATCGACCGGATGCGGCCCGGGGACGCCCCCGGGGTGTCCCGGCTCTTTCACGACATCTACGGCGACAAGTATCCGGTGGTGGACTACTTCGTCCCGGAGCAGCTGGTGGCGCTCAACCGCCGCGACGCGGTCCTGACCCTGGTGGCCCGGCTGGCCTCGGGCGAAATCGCCGGCACCGGCGCGTTTTACCGCAGTTCGCCGCCAAACCCGGCCGTCTACGAGCAGGGCCAGCTTCTGGTCGCTCCGGAGTACCGGCAAAGCTCCATCGCCTTTCGCATCCTCAAGGAACTCGACGAGGTCTCCCGGTCCATGTCCTTTGCCGAGGCTTTTTTCGGCGAGGCGGTGTGCAGCCACCTGGTCACGCAAAAGACCGCGGTGCGGCAGAACTACGCGGTGTGCGGCCTGGAACTCTCGCTCATGCCGACCGGCGCCTACGAGAAGGAAGGGGCTTCGGGCCGGATGAGCTGCCTGCTCCACTTCCGGGTGGACCGCGACCGGGCCCAGCCGCTTTTTCTTCCCGAGTCGTATCGTCCGGTCCTGGAGCACATCCTGTCCGGCCTCGGTCTCGACCGCGACATCCGGTATGCCGCGCACGACCAGCCGGCCGCGCCCCACACCGAGCTGGCCTCGCGGGTCTTTGATTTCGCCCAGGTGGAGCGCGTCCAGGTGCCCGCCATCGGCCAGGATTTCGCGCAGCAGGTCGAGGCCCTGGCCGAGCGGGGCCGCCGCCGGGGGCTGGCCGTCATCCAGGCGTACCTCGGGGCCGGGGAACCGGGCGTGGCCTTTGCCGCCGAAATCCTGAACCGGCATGGCTTCATCTTCGGGGGACTGGCCCCCCTGTGGTTCGGCCACGACGCCCTCCTGTTCCAATGGCTGGCCGAGCCGCCCGCTTTCGCGGCCATAAACCTCCTGACCGACCGGGCCAAGACCCTCCTCGGCCATATCGAGGCCGATTGGCAGCGGCAACAAGGCCGGCACCGCCATGAGGGATGA
- a CDS encoding xanthine dehydrogenase family protein molybdopterin-binding subunit, which produces MRDDATPRADALAKATGQERYSADETPPGCLWAGVRRAGIPHGLITALDVAAARDTPGVAAVLTRADVPGTNRQGIVHKDQPVLCGQRVRHCGDAVALVVAESRAALAEGLSRIAVDFSPLPGVFDPVAALLPDAPLVHPGREDGNRLAHGLVEKGDAPAALAGASADDVVVFDEFHTPLQDHVFLEPPNGLARLTPAGLLDMVVSTQAPFRDRFEIAHALGLDPMKIRIRAPYLGGGFGGKDGATVQCLLALAALHAPGRWVKMAWSREETFLAGYKRHAATVRLRLLAGRDGTLRALSGVLNFDAGPYAHLSGEIMALGMEHAGGPYRIPHTRIEGFCAYTNNPVGGAFRGFGVVQAGFATERLMDALAVKLGRDPAGLRRQNALCPGERNCAGVTVEAGTDTAACLDAVMAHPFWTGREAWKKAAPAFTRRGTGLVAIQNAMGYGRGLPDAAAAKLELTRQGTFRIHNSVPDMGQGNASAFVAMAARALGQPAHAVTCVQPDTRTCPPAGSSSASRTTYTFGNALLRACRAMREKLLARAALALLCDAPERLELLPGAVSDPATGRAVPLARIGLMLCRDDRICIDQFVMPVVDNPPDTGREFKLGFPHRFYSYGACLCAVEADTLTGTVRLARCLVSVACGRVFSLAGVEQQLQGAAAQGAGLALFEDTVLDRGRMRAKDLGTYLIPTALDLPDTRCLALDDDEPTGPMGLKGMGEVGIHGPGPAVAQALYDATGIWLRRLPVTPQAVLEAMGGLPS; this is translated from the coding sequence ATGAGGGATGACGCCACGCCCCGGGCCGACGCCCTGGCCAAGGCCACCGGACAGGAACGCTACAGCGCCGACGAGACGCCGCCGGGCTGCCTGTGGGCCGGTGTCCGGCGGGCGGGCATTCCCCACGGCCTGATCACCGCCTTGGACGTGGCCGCCGCCCGGGACACGCCCGGCGTGGCGGCGGTCCTGACCCGGGCCGACGTGCCCGGCACCAACCGCCAGGGCATTGTCCACAAGGACCAGCCGGTCCTGTGCGGCCAGCGCGTGCGCCACTGCGGCGACGCCGTCGCCCTGGTGGTGGCCGAAAGCCGGGCCGCCCTGGCCGAGGGCCTCTCCCGCATCGCCGTGGACTTCTCCCCGCTGCCCGGGGTGTTCGATCCGGTGGCCGCCTTGCTGCCGGACGCGCCCCTCGTCCATCCCGGCCGCGAGGACGGCAACCGCCTGGCCCACGGCCTGGTGGAGAAAGGCGACGCCCCGGCCGCCCTGGCCGGGGCGTCGGCCGACGACGTGGTGGTTTTTGACGAGTTTCACACGCCCTTGCAGGACCACGTCTTTCTGGAGCCGCCAAACGGCCTGGCCCGGCTGACCCCGGCCGGCCTCCTCGACATGGTCGTCTCCACCCAGGCCCCGTTTCGCGACCGCTTCGAGATCGCCCATGCCCTGGGCCTTGACCCCATGAAAATCCGCATCCGCGCGCCCTATCTCGGCGGCGGTTTCGGCGGCAAGGACGGGGCCACGGTCCAGTGCCTGCTGGCCCTGGCCGCCCTCCACGCGCCGGGGCGGTGGGTCAAGATGGCCTGGAGCCGCGAGGAGACGTTTCTGGCCGGCTACAAGCGCCATGCCGCCACGGTGCGCCTGCGCCTCCTGGCCGGGCGCGACGGCACCCTGCGCGCCCTGTCCGGGGTCCTTAATTTCGACGCCGGCCCCTACGCCCACCTGAGCGGCGAGATCATGGCCCTGGGGATGGAACATGCCGGCGGCCCGTACCGCATTCCCCACACCCGCATCGAGGGATTCTGCGCCTACACCAACAACCCCGTGGGCGGCGCCTTCCGGGGATTCGGCGTGGTCCAGGCCGGCTTTGCCACCGAGCGCCTGATGGACGCCCTGGCCGTGAAGCTTGGCCGGGACCCGGCCGGCCTGCGCCGGCAAAACGCCCTCTGCCCGGGAGAGCGAAACTGCGCCGGCGTCACCGTCGAGGCCGGCACCGATACGGCCGCCTGCCTGGACGCCGTCATGGCCCACCCCTTCTGGACCGGGCGCGAAGCCTGGAAAAAGGCGGCCCCGGCCTTCACCCGGCGCGGCACGGGCCTGGTCGCCATCCAGAACGCCATGGGCTACGGCCGGGGCCTGCCCGACGCCGCGGCCGCCAAGCTGGAGCTGACCCGCCAGGGAACCTTTCGCATCCACAACTCCGTGCCGGACATGGGGCAGGGCAACGCCTCGGCCTTCGTGGCCATGGCCGCCAGGGCCCTCGGTCAGCCGGCGCACGCCGTAACCTGCGTCCAGCCGGACACCCGCACCTGTCCCCCGGCCGGCTCCTCGTCGGCCAGCCGCACCACCTACACCTTTGGCAACGCCCTGTTGCGAGCCTGCCGGGCCATGCGGGAAAAGCTCCTCGCCCGGGCGGCCCTGGCCCTTTTGTGCGACGCCCCCGAGCGGCTCGAACTGCTGCCCGGGGCCGTGTCCGATCCGGCCACCGGACGGGCCGTGCCCCTGGCCCGCATCGGCCTGATGCTGTGCCGCGACGACCGCATCTGCATCGACCAGTTCGTCATGCCGGTGGTGGATAATCCGCCGGACACGGGCCGGGAGTTCAAGCTCGGGTTTCCCCACCGCTTCTATTCCTATGGGGCGTGTCTTTGCGCCGTGGAGGCGGACACGCTGACGGGCACGGTGCGTCTGGCCCGGTGCCTCGTGTCGGTGGCCTGCGGCCGGGTGTTTTCCCTGGCCGGCGTCGAGCAGCAGCTCCAGGGGGCCGCGGCCCAGGGGGCCGGGCTGGCCCTGTTCGAGGATACGGTCCTCGACCGGGGCCGGATGCGGGCCAAGGATCTCGGCACCTATCTGATCCCGACGGCCCTGGACCTGCCCGATACCCGATGCCTGGCCCTCGACGACGACGAGCCGACCGGCCCCATGGGCCTCAAGGGCATGGGCGAAGTCGGCATCCACGGCCCGGGCCCGGCCGTGGCCCAGGCCCTTTACGACGCCACCGGCATCTGGCTGCGACGGTTGCCCGTCACCCCGCAGGCGGTGCTTGAAGCCATGGGAGGCCTGCCCTCGTGA